A genome region from Paludibacterium sp. B53371 includes the following:
- a CDS encoding LysR substrate-binding domain-containing protein codes for MTTAENGSFSDAARKLGVSPAAISQSIARLEQELEVRLFNRTTRQLTLTEDGRRFYAQCRGPVNNLDSAINQLKASRDEPAGHLRVSMPNSFGRRFILPLMEEFCDLYPKIKVFFGLDDNFSDLVEDGYDVGVRTGMMPDSRMVARNLAQMPLYVVASPSYWKRFGRPEKPEDLANHDCINFQFPTSGRLFKWEFDRSGERIPLEVTGTYTLNEMEAVCELARLGMGVAQLPGHEVVHYIRTGELEAVLTDMVSLERSIYICFPHRDHIAPRTRVFVDFVVEKLADHPDIIADLPGLDLTAKRSALRQQVDL; via the coding sequence ATGACCACTGCCGAAAACGGCAGCTTTTCCGACGCCGCCCGCAAGCTGGGCGTGTCGCCGGCCGCCATCAGTCAGAGCATCGCCCGACTGGAGCAGGAGCTGGAAGTCCGGCTGTTTAACCGCACCACGCGTCAACTGACCCTGACCGAAGATGGCCGGCGCTTTTATGCGCAATGTCGCGGCCCGGTCAACAATCTGGACTCGGCGATCAACCAGCTCAAGGCGAGCCGTGATGAGCCGGCCGGACACCTGCGTGTCAGCATGCCCAATTCGTTTGGCCGTCGCTTCATCCTGCCGCTGATGGAAGAGTTCTGCGATCTGTATCCGAAGATCAAGGTGTTTTTCGGTCTGGACGATAACTTCAGCGATCTGGTCGAGGACGGTTACGATGTCGGCGTACGTACCGGCATGATGCCTGACTCGCGCATGGTGGCGCGCAACCTGGCGCAGATGCCGCTCTATGTCGTAGCCTCGCCTTCCTACTGGAAGCGATTCGGTCGCCCTGAAAAGCCGGAAGATCTCGCCAATCACGACTGCATCAACTTCCAGTTCCCGACGTCGGGACGGCTGTTCAAGTGGGAGTTTGATCGCTCCGGCGAGCGCATCCCGCTGGAAGTCACCGGTACCTATACCCTGAATGAGATGGAGGCCGTATGCGAACTGGCCCGCCTCGGTATGGGTGTGGCGCAACTGCCGGGTCATGAGGTGGTGCATTACATCCGCACCGGCGAACTGGAAGCCGTTTTGACCGACATGGTCTCTCTGGAGCGCTCGATCTATATCTGTTTCCCGCACCGCGATCACATTGCCCCGCGCACGCGGGTCTTTGTCGATTTCGTCGTGGAGAAACTGGCGGATCATCCGGACATCATTGCCGATCTGCCCGGACTGGACCTGACGGCCAAGCGTTCGGCCCTGCGCCAGCAGGTCGACCTGTGA
- a CDS encoding LuxR family transcriptional regulator has product MTSVHTLNTRPLPADLPASRQWMLLEWIHALGHIEEEQGLKDFLDRLQSQLPAEHMVLALGRLNAQQHMQKVEKLIDVSYPLGWLDHYMQENLASCDPILHNPMGSNPIFWQDSFSSARSPLAKRFIAEAASVGLGTGVTFSAASTRQNMACVISVTGEDITRDTQLIEMLNCLVPHLHQAMSRVTDLAPMSASAMLLSNREYDIFHWMSRGKTNWEIATILDISERTVKFHVANIIRKLNANNRTHAIVLGLQQGIRPPVAANG; this is encoded by the coding sequence ATGACATCTGTTCATACACTCAATACCAGACCGTTGCCTGCAGATCTGCCGGCTTCCCGGCAATGGATGCTACTGGAGTGGATTCATGCTCTTGGACACATCGAGGAAGAGCAGGGCCTGAAGGATTTCCTCGACCGACTGCAAAGTCAGCTGCCGGCGGAACACATGGTGCTGGCTCTGGGCAGACTGAATGCCCAGCAGCACATGCAGAAAGTCGAAAAACTGATTGATGTCAGCTACCCGCTGGGCTGGCTGGACCATTACATGCAGGAGAACCTCGCCAGCTGCGACCCCATCCTGCACAACCCGATGGGCAGCAATCCGATCTTCTGGCAGGACTCCTTTTCCAGCGCGCGCAGCCCGCTGGCCAAGCGCTTCATCGCCGAAGCCGCCTCGGTCGGTCTTGGCACCGGCGTCACCTTCAGCGCCGCCTCCACCCGGCAGAACATGGCCTGCGTGATCTCGGTGACCGGCGAGGACATTACCCGCGATACCCAACTGATCGAGATGCTCAACTGCCTGGTGCCCCATCTGCACCAGGCCATGAGCCGAGTCACCGACCTGGCGCCGATGTCTGCCTCGGCGATGCTGCTGTCCAATCGCGAGTACGACATCTTCCACTGGATGAGCCGGGGCAAGACCAACTGGGAAATCGCGACCATCCTGGATATCAGCGAGCGCACGGTCAAATTTCATGTCGCCAACATTATCCGCAAGCTCAATGCCAATAACCGGACACATGCGATTGTGCTGGGGCTGCAGCAGGGGATTCGACCGCCTGTCGCAGCCAACGGATGA
- a CDS encoding acyl-homoserine-lactone synthase: MMNSMTVLASREGFRLERVLGGRKETELLRFRHRIFREQLRWVPLSVDGLDRDEYDDFSDNLGVFIQQRVVGSVRMTPGHQPFMLEKEFSALLPDGWCLHKGAASAEITRFAVETDAQGRRIEPAAMLLYYCLFRWAELHQVRWMYFVVEPAFYRRLDRLGFPIRPIGPARPLDGGVVSQAAYFDWQAAEPAFIRWLRQAVESPAAAPAQSHVSGYWH; encoded by the coding sequence ATGATGAACAGCATGACCGTATTGGCTTCCCGCGAGGGTTTTCGTCTGGAACGGGTGCTTGGCGGGCGCAAGGAAACCGAGTTGTTGCGGTTCCGGCACCGGATTTTCCGCGAGCAGCTGCGCTGGGTGCCTTTGTCGGTGGATGGTCTGGATCGGGATGAATACGATGATTTTTCTGACAATCTCGGCGTGTTCATCCAGCAACGGGTGGTGGGGTCGGTACGCATGACCCCAGGGCATCAGCCTTTCATGCTGGAAAAGGAATTCTCGGCGCTGCTGCCTGACGGCTGGTGTCTGCACAAAGGTGCCGCCAGCGCCGAGATTACCCGTTTTGCCGTGGAGACGGATGCGCAGGGCCGGCGCATTGAGCCCGCCGCCATGCTGCTTTACTACTGTCTGTTCCGCTGGGCCGAGCTACACCAGGTGCGCTGGATGTACTTTGTGGTCGAGCCGGCATTTTACCGGCGTCTGGACCGGCTGGGCTTTCCCATCCGGCCCATCGGCCCGGCGCGGCCGCTCGATGGCGGGGTGGTGTCGCAAGCGGCCTATTTCGACTGGCAGGCCGCCGAGCCGGCGTTCATCCGTTGGCTGCGACAGGCGGTCGAATCCCCTGCTGCAGCCCCAGCACAATCGCATGTGTCCGGTTATTGGCATTGA
- a CDS encoding nitronate monooxygenase family protein → MKHAFPPLVIRGRSLLPIVQGGMGVGISAQRLAGSVAHEGGVGTVASVDLRHLHEDLMARSATAQGQAELDALNLIALDREVKGALSRSEGHGMVAVNVMKAVDSHAAYVRQACESGAHAVVMGAGLPLDLPEMTADHPDVALIPILSESRGISIVLKRWMKKNCLPDAIVIEHPKHAGGHLGAAQIQDLGQERFDFRRVLEETFETFRSLGLEREKIPLIVAGGINSFDKVRTFISELGATAVQVGTAFAVTREGDAHDNFKRTLAEARPEDIAEFMSVAGLPARGVLTPFLKSYLNREAKLQANAKADPRRCTQGLNCLSVCGLRDGLSKVGQFCIDLKLAAAFRGEVSKGLFFRGSEPLPFGSAMRSVRETIDYLLTGTMPQELNFKPAV, encoded by the coding sequence ATGAAACATGCTTTCCCCCCCCTCGTCATCCGCGGTCGCTCCTTGCTGCCTATCGTTCAGGGCGGCATGGGCGTCGGCATCTCCGCGCAGCGGCTTGCCGGCAGCGTGGCACATGAGGGCGGTGTCGGCACGGTCGCCAGTGTCGACCTGCGCCATCTGCACGAAGACCTGATGGCACGTTCGGCCACGGCCCAGGGCCAGGCCGAACTGGATGCACTGAACCTCATCGCGCTGGATCGCGAGGTCAAAGGCGCGCTGAGCCGCTCGGAAGGTCATGGCATGGTGGCGGTCAACGTCATGAAGGCCGTGGATTCGCACGCCGCCTATGTTCGCCAGGCCTGCGAGTCGGGCGCCCATGCCGTGGTGATGGGGGCCGGTCTGCCGCTGGACCTGCCGGAAATGACAGCCGATCACCCGGACGTCGCCCTGATTCCGATCCTGTCCGAATCGCGCGGCATCAGCATCGTGCTCAAGCGCTGGATGAAAAAGAACTGCCTGCCGGACGCCATCGTGATCGAACATCCGAAACATGCCGGTGGTCACCTGGGCGCGGCCCAGATCCAGGATCTCGGCCAGGAGCGTTTCGATTTCCGCCGTGTACTGGAAGAAACCTTCGAAACCTTCCGTTCACTGGGGCTGGAGCGCGAGAAGATTCCGCTGATCGTTGCCGGTGGCATCAACAGTTTTGACAAGGTACGCACCTTCATCTCCGAACTGGGCGCCACGGCCGTACAGGTCGGCACCGCCTTTGCCGTCACCCGTGAGGGGGATGCGCACGACAACTTCAAGCGCACCCTGGCCGAAGCCCGGCCGGAAGACATCGCCGAGTTCATGAGCGTGGCCGGCCTGCCGGCACGTGGCGTGCTGACGCCGTTCCTGAAGAGCTACCTGAACCGCGAAGCCAAGCTGCAGGCCAATGCCAAGGCCGATCCGCGCCGCTGCACCCAGGGCCTCAACTGCCTGTCGGTATGTGGTTTGCGCGATGGTCTGTCGAAGGTCGGGCAGTTCTGCATCGATCTCAAGCTGGCAGCCGCCTTCCGCGGCGAAGTCAGCAAGGGCCTGTTCTTCCGCGGCTCGGAACCGCTGCCATTCGGTTCCGCCATGCGCAGCGTGCGTGAAACCATCGATTACCTGCTGACCGGCACCATGCCGCAGGAACTGAATTTCAAGCCCGCTGTTTGA